The following coding sequences are from one Salvia hispanica cultivar TCC Black 2014 chromosome 3, UniMelb_Shisp_WGS_1.0, whole genome shotgun sequence window:
- the LOC125216913 gene encoding BAG family molecular chaperone regulator 7-like — protein sequence MNRFSRFELLEHHLCPSYFLQQTSISPYFPILEEELDLLTFPLHEFYAVADLIQIHRRRRASPYLEALSDRVSALELGLAERERESRKYTWTAEIKAPGDERKYKWTAETGKGIARSYEVTAEVKRKGAIEQTYTFKVSSGDSQLGEKKKKKSEKVKEKGKKSVVSRIVEVEEPSYHGGIVLRQAFAKRVDKRRGKRKELSPQDAATLIQKSFRAYIIQRSQSLRALRELAIAKTKLKEIRSLFNNFTYRRHLARNAEELQRFSEKIIVLLLTVDAIEGGDLMVRAAKKSMVDELEAMLDVVDPQPSGKSLSMKRRTFDMPDGVINKELAAGVAQVVQMLDEEAASSEAFEACL from the exons ATGAATCGATTCAGCAGATTCGAGCTTCTCGAGCACCATCTCTGCCCTTCCTACTTCCTCCAACAAACCTCAATTTCACCGTACTTCCCCATTCTCGAAGAAGAGCTCGACCTCCTCACCTTCCCACTCCACGAATTCTACGCCGTCGCCGATCTGATCCAGatccaccgccgccgccgcgcctCGCCGTACCTGGAGGCGCTCAGCGACCGCGTCTCCGCGCTGGAGCTCGGGCTGgcggagagggagagggagagcaGGAAGTACACGTGGACGGCTGAGATCAAGGCTCCCGGCGACGAGCGCAAGTACAAGTGGACGGCGGAGACGGGGAAGGGGATCGCGAGGAGCTACGAGGTGACGGCGGAGGTCAAGAGGAAGGGCGCGATTGAGCAGACCTACACGTTTAAGGTGTCTAGTGGAGACAGTCAACTgggggagaagaagaagaagaagagcgaGAAAGTGAAGGAGAAGGGGAAGAAGTCAGTTGTTTCCCGGATTGTTGAGGTTGAGGAGCCTTCTTATCATGGCGGCATTGTTCTGAGGCAG GCTTTTGCCAAGAGAGTGGATAAGAGAAGGGGGAAGAGGAAGGAGTTGTCTCCCCAAGATGCAGCAACTCTTATTCAGAAGAGTTTCAGGGCATATATTATCCAGAGGTCGCAGTCTCTACGTGCACTTCGTGAGCTGGCCATTGCCAAGACAAAGTTGAAGGAGATTAGGtctttatttaacaatttCACTTACCGCCGTCATCTTGCCCGCAACGCAGAAGAACTTCAGAGGTTCTCTGAAAAGATCATTGTTTTGCTTCTCACAGTTGACGCTATTGAG GGTGGTGATCTGATGGTTCGAGCTGCGAAAAAGTCCATGGTGGACGAGCTGGAAGCAATGCTGGATGTTGTCGACCCTCAACCTTCTGGAAAATCTTTATCCATGAAGAGAAGAACGTTTGATATGCCTGATGGGGTGATCAACAAGGAGCTTGCTGCAGGTGTTGCGCAGGTTGTTCAAATGCTGGATGAAGAGGCTGCTAGCTCTGAAGCTTTTGAAGCATGCTTGTAA
- the LOC125209941 gene encoding LOW QUALITY PROTEIN: putative pectinesterase/pectinesterase inhibitor 38 (The sequence of the model RefSeq protein was modified relative to this genomic sequence to represent the inferred CDS: substituted 1 base at 1 genomic stop codon) — MAEQSVAHPFFMHNHASELIIKALAVNAEVVGPGSQKHLHSWLPNRDVVPEQATSGDAVVVAQDGSGTFRTIKEALDGYWKRKTKGRFVIHVKQGTYHEYVEILREMKDVELVGDGIGKTIITGDKSSKSGLSTRKSATFTCTGDGFVARNITFRNTAGPTAGQAVAVHXASDRSAFYRCSIEGYQDTLWADANRQLFEECQIYGTIDFIFGNAAAVFQKSVIYDRAPLHGQKVLITAQSRTQVNQATGFSILNCRFEADPGQKQAVGKFKAYLGRPWRDYARVVYMRSYLDGMLDPAGWMDWDNRGNTVYYGEYENYGPGSGTKMRVSWPGIRVIQDVHEAEKFTVTNFIGGQQWLPQSGVPFIGGL; from the exons ATGGCCGAGCAGAGCGTCGCGCACCCATTCTTCATGCACAACCACGCCTCGGAGCTGATCATCAAGGCTCTTGCGGTCAACGCCGAGGTGGTGGGGCCAGGGAGCCAGAAGCATCTCCATAGCTGGCTCCCCAACAGGGACGTTGTGCCAGAGCAGGCTACAAGTGGCGACGCGGTTGTGGTGGCGCAGGACGGGTCTGGCACTTTTCGGACCATCAAGGAAGCCCTTGATGGCTATTGGAAGAGAAAAACAAAGGGGAGATTTGTGATCCATGTGAAGCAAGGGACGTATCATGAGTATGTTGAGATTCTTCGGGAGATGAAGGACGTGGAGCTGGTCGGAGATGGCATCGGAAAGACGATCATCACCGGAGATAAGAGCTCGAAGTCAGGATTAAGTACTAGGAAGTCCGCAACATTTA CTTGCACAGGTGACGGATTCGTGGCCCGCAACATCACATTCCGCAACACGGCCGGCCCAACCGCCGGCCAGGCCGTGGCGGTGCACTAGGCCTCCGACCGATCCGCCTTCTACCGCTGCTCCATCGAAGGGTACCAGGACACCCTCTGGGCGGACGCCAACCGCCAGCTCTTCGAGGAATGCCAAATCTACGGCACCATCGACTTTATCTTCGGCAACGCTGCCGCCGTCTTCCAGAAGAGTGTGATCTACGACCGGGCTCCGTTGCACGGCCAGAAAGTGCTGATCACCGCACAGAGTCGGACGCAGGTCAACCAGGCGACCGGGTTCTCCATCTTGAACTGCAGGTTCGAGGCCGACCCCGGCCAGAAGCAGGCGGTGGGGAAGTTCAAGGCGTACCTGGGGCGGCCGTGGAGGGACTACGCGCGCGTGGTGTATATGAGGAGCTATCTCGATGGGATGTTGGATCCGGCGGGGTGGATGGATTGGGATAACAGGGGTAATACAGTGTATTATGGGGAGTATGAGAACTATGGGCCCGGGTCAGGGACGAAGATGAGGGTGAGTTGGCCCGGGATTAGAGTCATACAGGATGTGCACGAAGCGGAGAAGTTCACTGTGACCAACTTTATCGGTGGTCAACAGTGGCTGCCGCAATCAGGGGTGCCATTTATTGGTGGCTTGTAG